The following is a genomic window from Aminivibrio sp..
TCTCCGGCTGGCCTTTCCGGACTCCGATGAAACATGGAGAAGAGATATACTGACGAAGTGTTACCAGCACATCTCCTGGATGGTGGCCGAATATCTCTCCCTTGTCTCGAATCCCTCCCTGGTGCATTCCTGGGTCGTGGAAATCGAAGGGAAAGAAATCCTGGACACATTACGGGATTCCGGCAGGGGGGCCATCATCCTGACCGGCCACGTGGGAAACTGGGAACTCCTGGCGGGATGGCTCGCTCAGGCGGGCTATCCTCTTACGGCAGTGGTCCGGAACCCGGACGACCCCAATCTCTCCGAACTTATTGAAACCTACCGTGCCGCGCTGGGAGTAAGAACCATCCAGAAACATTTCATAATGAAAGATGCCGTCCGCCTTGCGAAAAGAGGGGGGTTTATCGGACTTCTTCCGGACCAGGCATGGCATTCCACCGGAGTCCACGGTCCCTTTTTCGGCCGGATGTGCTACACGGCTGGAGGTCCGGCCGCCATTGCCCACCTGGCAGGAGTGCCTGTCGTTCCGGTTGTCTCCTACAGGCTTGCCCCCTTCAGGCACAGGGTGGTCATCTCCCCGCCGGTTCCCATGGCCGAAGGCGAGAGAAACGCAGCCATTCAGGAAAACACGCTTCGCATGAACAGGGCAATTGAAGAAATGATCCGTCCTTTTCCCGAACAGTGGCTCTGGCTTCACAGGCGGTGGAAGTAAAACCTCCCTGGGCAGAGAAAGGAATGAAGCCTGCGAAACTAGTCCTGTTCCGTATT
Proteins encoded in this region:
- a CDS encoding lysophospholipid acyltransferase family protein, with amino-acid sequence MKGRAAVLNGIREWIRPGWRALAVASFFSGGLRIIRPRRNVALENLRLAFPDSDETWRRDILTKCYQHISWMVAEYLSLVSNPSLVHSWVVEIEGKEILDTLRDSGRGAIILTGHVGNWELLAGWLAQAGYPLTAVVRNPDDPNLSELIETYRAALGVRTIQKHFIMKDAVRLAKRGGFIGLLPDQAWHSTGVHGPFFGRMCYTAGGPAAIAHLAGVPVVPVVSYRLAPFRHRVVISPPVPMAEGERNAAIQENTLRMNRAIEEMIRPFPEQWLWLHRRWK